In Nicotiana tabacum cultivar K326 chromosome 2, ASM71507v2, whole genome shotgun sequence, the following proteins share a genomic window:
- the LOC107795700 gene encoding glyoxylate/succinic semialdehyde reductase 1, which translates to MEEIGFLGMGIMGKAMAVNLLRHGFKVTVWNRTLSRCDELVQHGASVGETPAAVVKKCKYTIAMLSDPAAALSVVFDKDGALEQICGGKGYIDMSTVDADTSSKISEAITSKGGSFVEAPVSGSKKPAEDGQLVILAAGDKALYDKVLPAFDVLGKKSFFLGQVGNGAKMKLVVNMIMGSMMNAFSEGIVLADKSGLDPHILLDVLDLGAIANPMFKMKGPAMINNNYPPAFPLKHQQKDMRLALALGDENAVPMPVAAAANEAFKKARSLGLGDHDFSAVFETIRGAQSST; encoded by the exons atggaggaaatagggTTTCTGGGGATGGGTATAATGGGAAAGGCAATGGCCGTCAACTTGCTCCGCCATGGTTTCAAAGTTACTGTTTGGAATCGCACTCTCTCCAGG TGTGATGAGCTAGTGCAACATGGAGCTTCTGTTGGAGAAACTCCTGCAGCGGTAGTGAAGAAATGCAAGTATACAATTGCAATGTTGTCTGATCCTGCTGCAGCTCTTTCA GTGGTTTTCGACAAAGATGGTGCTCTTGAGCAGATATGTGGTGGGAAGGGGTATATAGACATGTCGACCGTTGATGCTGATACTTCTTCAAAGATTAGTGAG GCCATTACATCAAAGGGTGGTTCTTTTGTTGAAGCTCCGGTTTCAGGGAGCAAAAAGCCAGCTGAAGATGGCCAACTAGTAATTCTAGCAGCTGGGGACAAG GCGCTATACGATAAAGTGCTACCTGCTTTTGATGTCTTGGGAAAGAAATCCTTTTTCTTGGGACAGGTTGGAAATGGAGCAAAAATGAAACTTGTTGTTAATATGATCATGGGCAG TATGATGAACGCGTTTTCGGAAGGAATTGTATTGGCCGACAAAAGTGGATTGGACCCTCATATCCTTCTTGATGTGTTG GACCTTGGAGCCATTGCTAACCCAATGTTTAAGATGAAAGGACCTGCTATGATCAACAACAATTACCCGCCGGCATTTCCTCTCAAACACCAGCAAAAGGACATGAGGTTGGCTCTGGCACTCGGAGACGAGAATGCAGTGCCAATGCCAGTGGCTGCTGCTGCTAATGAG GCATTCAAGAAGGCGAGGAGCTTGGGCTTGGGAGACCATGACTTTTCAGCTGTGTTCGAGACTATAAGGGGAGCTCAAAGTTCAACCTGA